AGGCGTCTCCGGGTGCCGTGTTGTTAAGCACGATCGCCGGGCTCCAGGTTTGTCCTTCATCGGTCGACTTGCTGAAGTAAATGTCCATGCCCGTCGTTCCCTGCGCGTTCACACCATTTGCCGACCAGACCAGATATGCATTCCCGGAATTGGTCTGCATGTAGGATTTGTCCACGGCCAGGTACACGCACGGGTACATGCGATCAACGTTGATGCCGGCAATGGTCTGTCCGGATTGACCTGATGAGAAATTGGGCACTTGCGCTTCACTGACAAGTTGTGGTGTATTGAAGGTGAGCCCGCCGTCGTCGGAGAATGAGTGGTACACGCCGTAGTTGACATTGTCCGTTGAACCGAAAAACGAAACGTGTACTCTCCCGTTGGCGGCAACATCGATGGAGCCGAACTGGACGAAGACGAACGAATTATCGGTCACATACGTGGAAGACGAAAAACTCCCCGAACCGGGGCTTAAATGCCGAACGGCTATCGCGTTAAGGTTCGCGGGGCCTCCGGCTTCATAGTAAACACAGTACACCGTGTTCGCGTACGATGAAAATCCACGATCGACAGCGAGCCATTCTTTGTCCGCGATCGGCCCGTTGAACTGAGTGGGATCGAACAGTGCAGTAATCGGACCCGTCGTACTGATAATAGCGGGATCGGTGCCCCGCTGCCAGGTCACGCCATCGTCGTCGGAATAGGCCCAGAGCAGGTCCCAGGTGATGGAGGTGAAACCCTGTAAGTACAAATTGATCCAACTGGTATAGATCCTGCCGTTCATGTCGTAGCAGAAATTCGGATCCCCGCCTCCGGCTATGGTGACGCCGCTTGTTACGGGCAATGGATCGAATGCGCTGCGTTGCCAGGTGGAACCGAAATCATGGCTATAATAAATGTGATTGACAGGAACATCGGTTGCGCCGGAACCGTTGGGGTCGACCGTATTGGAAGAAACGATCAGGATGGTGCTGTCTTGAGGGCTGCCGGTGGCATGCACTTCCGACTCCGCTTCACTTCCGCCACTCACCACCACTTCGGTGATATTCGCGGTTCGGGCCTCTTGCTGAAATTCGGCTTGCAGGGTGGCCGGCAGATGTTTCCGGACCTCCGGATTATCCAGAAATCCCGGACGAAGTTTTTCGCGGATGATCTTCTGGACTATTTCCGCGGAGCGTTCCTTCGGGAGCGTACCCTGGCCATGGGAATGAAGAAAAAGGCCAATGCAGACGGCGATCAGGAAAGTATGGCGCATGGTGCTGTGGAGATGGTCCTACAAGATAATGTTTTCCTGATTTCACCCTTGCGAAGCCGGTCGTCGGATTCTCTATCTTGCCGCCATGATGAACCGCCTCTACGCACTCTTGCTGGCCATGCTCCCGCTCCTGGCCATCGGCCAATCCTATAATGGCCCCGAAAGCGCCGAATTCGATTACGTCAACCGCCGTTGGCTGATTGGAAATACGAGCAGTCACCAGATCCTGAGCCGCGACAGCCTGGGCAACCTGAGCGTCTTGGTCAACTCCACCACCAGTGGTCCGTACGGAATCGAGATCGTCGGCGATACGGTGTTCTGTTGCAGCGGCGGCAGTATCAAAGGGTATCTGCTTTCCGATGGAACGCCGGTTTACAACCTGAATGTCGGCGGAAGTTTCCTGAACGGATTGACCCACGACAATGCGGGCAATCTTTTTGCAACGGATTTCTCGACGAAAAGCATCATCCGCGTTCACATCGCATCGCAGACTTTCGCGCCGGTTGCCACTTCGTTGCCGAATACGCCCAACGGAATCGTCTTCGACGGATACAACAATCGTTGCGTCTTCGTGAACTGGGGTAGCAACGCGCCGATCCGTGCGATCGACCTTGCCACGTATGCCGTCACCACGGTTGTTACCACGACGCTTGGTAGCTGCGACGGCATCACCCGCGACGCGATCGGTCGTTATTATGTAAGTAACTGGAGCGGTCAATCCATTGTGCGCTTCGATAGCGCCTTCGCTGCTCCTCCTGCAACGGTGGTGAGCGGACTTTCCAATCCGGCCGATATCTTTTACAATGTGGTGGATGATACGCTGGCGATTCCCAACGCGGGGAATAATACGGTCACTTTTTATGGATTTCCATCAGCCGTCGACGTGCAACAATTGGTGTCGGTTGAACCTGTTTTGGTTTACCCCAATCCGGTTGATCAGCGTGCAAGCCTCAGGATGATTAATCTTCCCTCCGGTTGTCGCGTATCCATGCATGCAGTAGATGGCAGGGAACTATTTATCTGGCCGGCATCCGACACACGAACGTTTGATCTGGCACCGGCGCGTCTGGCACCCGGAATGTACCTGATTCGAATCGTTCGGGATGAGAAACTCGTTCACCTGGAGCGCCTGTTGGTCACTGGTTTTTGACAAAGACGAACGTCTCGGGCTGCTGATCGTAGTTGTGTAGCAGTCGGAGGTAGTAGGTGCCATTGGAGAGCTGTCCGACCTGCGTAGTGAGTTCGGTTTCTCCATTCGCGACGTGGATTGTCTCGCGACGAATGCAGTGTCCGCAAACGTCATCGATTTCGATGATCAGATCTTCTTCTTGACGTTCCGCCCGATGTACATGCAATTGGTTGGCAACGGGATTCGGGTAGCCGTAGGCGATTCTTTGGTCAAGTCGATTGTGAATGGCAATGACCTCGCTCAGGCTGTTGGCGCCGTCGTAGTCCGTTTGTCGTAATCGGTAGTAGGTAAGGGCAACCGGCGGATGCTGATCCAACGCCTGATAGTCGTGACGTTCGCTCGTCGTGCCGGCGCCGCTTTGCCGTTCCAATGCCTGCCAGGATGCGCCATCCGCCGAACGTTCAAGTGTGAAGAATGCATTGTTGGTTTCGGTGGCGGTGACCCAATTCAGGCGGTTGGCATTCCCTTCCGGATAGCCGGTGAAGCTGAGCAGTTCGATAGGCAGCGGCGAAATGGAGGTGCCTGTCCCCAGCGCCGCAATGCCGTTCATCCCGCGACGGATGGATACCGCCGCGGTGCTGGCCGGTTCGCAGTTACCGTCCAGCACCCAGGTTGCGGCGGTCGGCGGGCTTGTCGGGGATTTGACCACCGTCGCGTAGCTCACCGTGTTCGTGTAGTTCAGGTTGTAAAGGGTTGCATCGTAAGTTCCGCTGTTCGGATTTGCGGAAGCGGTGAAATTCCAATAACCATTGTTGAGGACCGGCGCCAGGCTGTAGTCGAAGGCAGGACAATCCGTAGTCACCGGGCCATTGGGTACCGTGGCATAGGTCTGGAAGTTGGCAAGCAATTCCGGAATGGTCGTGGCAGTAGTGAAGGTGATGTTGGCGAGCTGATAACCCTTGAGCGCGTGACCTACGGGGAAATCGTATGCGTCCGCTGCACCGCTCAGCGCTCTTCGCAGGTTTCCCAGGACGAAGCTGCCGGTATGACCTCCCGAAACGGATGCAGGATCAGGATTGCGGACAAACACTTCATTCGTGTTCGTTTGCACCTTTCCCAGTTGCAGATGAAGCGAACCCGTAGTGCTGGTGCGCAAACTTCCACTGAGGAGATTCACCCCTGCGCCGGTGTTGTTAATCACGATGTTTTCCAGATCCAGGATGCCCCCCGATGAATATTGTTGAAGCGCCGTGCCGTTGAATTCAAGTGTGCCCGTAGGTCCCGGATTGATGTATGTCGTTGAACCCGCCGCATTGGTGAAGTTTCCTGCGAGTCGGACGTAGTGATTGTTCGCGTCGAAGACACTGGTGGCATTGCTGGTCAGCAGGAGCCCGCCGATATCCAAATCGTCGTTGAGTACGAGGCTACCGCCAGACTTGGTCACAATGACGTTGCCGACCCGGTTCGTGCCGATCAGATTGCCGTTGAAATGCTGCACCACCGAACCGTTGTTGAACAGCAGGTTGGAGTTCGGTGAAATGAAGATGGCGCCGTAATTATTGAAATCCCCGCAAACGGAGAGTGTCACTCCCGGGTTGATCGTCAGCGAGGAACCCGCGAGGATGTTGAGATTGTTGACGGAGGTATTCGTCGAGATGACCGGCTGATTCGCTGCGGGGTAGATGGTCGCGTCGATTCCGCAAGCCGGTGCTGCACAACCTCCCCAGTTGGTACTCGTGATCCAACTGGTGTTGGTGGTGCCGGTCCAGGAAATCGCGCTGGCGTTTCCGATCCCGCAGCTGCTGCCGGAGAAGTCGAGTGTATAGCCGGTTGTTGTAAAGCTCCAGTTGGATAGTGCCAGGACCAGGGTCTGACCGGCGACGACCGACAGCGGCGCTTCGAAGTTGAACGGGCTGCCGCCACCGGGTACCGGATTCTGCATACCGCAAAGATTCGACGGGATACCGTTCCAGTTGCAGCGTACGGGTGAAAGGGTATTGTTGGCGATATCCTGACAGGAATTGTTCGTCAGGTCAAAGAGAATCCAGTCGTAGTATCCCATGGGATGCGAGTGCGTCCAGCGCAACAAGCCGGGAGCGGTGATGTGGATCGAATACCAGATGATGTTCAATTCTCCCGACAACAAGCAACCCGAATTTCCACTGGTTGGATTGACGCACGGATTGCTGGTGTTGCAGGGCGCCGGTATGTCGGAAATAAGCCCGCAGCCAAAGAAACTAGTTGTCTGATTGATGACCGGATTACAAACGCTGATGGCGCCGAGACAGTCCTGCTGGTTGAAGGCCTGGCTGTTCAGGGTATCGCTGGCCATGATATTGAAGGTGCCAACCTGATCAAAGGTTCCATCGACCCGGATGAAAAGGGTGTCGCCAGGCGTCAGGCCCGACAGGTGAACTTCCGACGCCAGGCTTCCGCCACCACAATTGTCGGCAGCGTTATCGTTGCAGCCGTCGATAAGAGAATTCAACGCACTGCAGCTACCGGTGAACACTTCGATCTGCGAATCCTGCAGGGTGAGCAGTTGAACGCTGACAGTCACGTTGCCGGAAGCGGGTACGATCGCTTTGTACCACACGCTGTTGACGATGCCCGGGAACGACCAGCAGAGTGGTGGGGGAGGTTCGCCCATATCACTGCTGCAACTGTTGTTGCCTAATGTGAAGACGCCGTTCGGAATGAACAGGGCAGAACAGACATCGTCGTTCAACGGACCGTTTCCGAACGAAGCAATATTCAGGTCGTAGCCGACGGAAGATGGTGGCGCCCAGGAATCCACGATGATGAAGTATGTTCCGGGTAAGGTGAGGGTGACGGTGCTCACGATCGGATCATAGCCACCATCGGTAGCCACGCAGTAGCCGCCCGCATCCGGACAACCATAATAAACCTGGTAGCCGATCAGGGTGCTTGAAGCATTCATCAGCGTAATGCTGATGCATTCGTTCCCTTCCGAGATGTAGCGATAGACTTTGTCCTCCCCCGATTCGAACAACGAACCACAGCTTCCTGCCGTCGCGTTGTTGTAGTCGTCGCCCATGCAGGCGGTTGACTCGTTGATCAGAGAGACCGGCAGGGTCCCAAGGACGACGGGATTCGCACAGGTTCCGCCTGTCGCCACTGTGTTTGGCGAGGAGATGAAGAGATTATCGTAATCATTGCAAACACCGTCGCCATCCAGCACCAGATAATACGTATGACCCGCCTGCACCCCGGTACAAATACTCTTGCTGCCGTCCACATCTTGCTGGTAGACGACGCAACTCCCGCCTACTCCCGAACAGCCCGCGACCGGACAACCGTCATAGAGCATCAGGCCGGTGGAAGAAGCCAAGGGTGCATTCAGGTCAATGGAGATCTGGCCGGAAGTGGCCGGTGTGAATGCATACACCACATCTTCATCGCTGTAATAGTCAGGATTCCCACAGACTGTCACGTTGCCGTCCGTCACATCATCATCCATCCCACAAGTTGTACCGGGCCCCGAGTTGTAGGGCAGAGAAGGGACGTTCACCAGGCCAAGGCCCATCGCTGCGATGCAATTTGAACTCCCGTTGCAGATAAGCGCGATGTTGTCGATGGCAATCGCGGGAGTCGTCGCGTTCGCCGCGTCGTTGATCCAACTGAAGACGATTCGTACGGTAGATCCCGAAAATGTACACGGAACATCCAGGGAGTCGTTGAGCCAGGTTGTTTGATTGCGAAGGTTTCCGGCCAGTAAGCCCGAAGAAACCGGTACACCGGCTGTGGGCGTGATGCTCGGATCGATCGCGTAGATCGACAGATAATCCTC
This genomic stretch from Bacteroidota bacterium harbors:
- a CDS encoding T9SS type A sorting domain-containing protein; this encodes MQRIIRLLAVLTIAYCWSVTSVNAQTTLINPLTDGGFEAGATFAANNWIVVNTPPLQTNQWFCGTGAVGFTGARCAFVGTASNNNNYSNVTSVVHLYRDVVVPPGQNDIRLYFSWKCRGRSNEDYLSIYAIDPSITPTAGVPVSSGLLAGNLRNQTTWLNDSLDVPCTFSGSTVRIVFSWINDAANATTPAIAIDNIALICNGSSNCIAAMGLGLVNVPSLPYNSGPGTTCGMDDDVTDGNVTVCGNPDYYSDEDVVYAFTPATSGQISIDLNAPLASSTGLMLYDGCPVAGCSGVGGSCVVYQQDVDGSKSICTGVQAGHTYYLVLDGDGVCNDYDNLFISSPNTVATGGTCANPVVLGTLPVSLINESTACMGDDYNNATAGSCGSLFESGEDKVYRYISEGNECISITLMNASSTLIGYQVYYGCPDAGGYCVATDGGYDPIVSTVTLTLPGTYFIIVDSWAPPSSVGYDLNIASFGNGPLNDDVCSALFIPNGVFTLGNNSCSSDMGEPPPPLCWSFPGIVNSVWYKAIVPASGNVTVSVQLLTLQDSQIEVFTGSCSALNSLIDGCNDNAADNCGGGSLASEVHLSGLTPGDTLFIRVDGTFDQVGTFNIMASDTLNSQAFNQQDCLGAISVCNPVINQTTSFFGCGLISDIPAPCNTSNPCVNPTSGNSGCLLSGELNIIWYSIHITAPGLLRWTHSHPMGYYDWILFDLTNNSCQDIANNTLSPVRCNWNGIPSNLCGMQNPVPGGGSPFNFEAPLSVVAGQTLVLALSNWSFTTTGYTLDFSGSSCGIGNASAISWTGTTNTSWITSTNWGGCAAPACGIDATIYPAANQPVISTNTSVNNLNILAGSSLTINPGVTLSVCGDFNNYGAIFISPNSNLLFNNGSVVQHFNGNLIGTNRVGNVIVTKSGGSLVLNDDLDIGGLLLTSNATSVFDANNHYVRLAGNFTNAAGSTTYINPGPTGTLEFNGTALQQYSSGGILDLENIVINNTGAGVNLLSGSLRTSTTGSLHLQLGKVQTNTNEVFVRNPDPASVSGGHTGSFVLGNLRRALSGAADAYDFPVGHALKGYQLANITFTTATTIPELLANFQTYATVPNGPVTTDCPAFDYSLAPVLNNGYWNFTASANPNSGTYDATLYNLNYTNTVSYATVVKSPTSPPTAATWVLDGNCEPASTAAVSIRRGMNGIAALGTGTSISPLPIELLSFTGYPEGNANRLNWVTATETNNAFFTLERSADGASWQALERQSGAGTTSERHDYQALDQHPPVALTYYRLRQTDYDGANSLSEVIAIHNRLDQRIAYGYPNPVANQLHVHRAERQEEDLIIEIDDVCGHCIRRETIHVANGETELTTQVGQLSNGTYYLRLLHNYDQQPETFVFVKNQ